The following coding sequences lie in one Peromyscus maniculatus bairdii isolate BWxNUB_F1_BW_parent chromosome 3, HU_Pman_BW_mat_3.1, whole genome shotgun sequence genomic window:
- the LOC107399885 gene encoding vomeronasal type-1 receptor 54-like, giving the protein MNETNKLLHNTKARNTIYSEAGIGILGNSALLLHILRLIRGQRPRLTDLPIGLLALIHILMLLVMSLVATDIFMPWRRWGDTTCKLIMFLYRFFRSLSLCASSLLSILQAITLSPRSSCLAKFKHKSPYHMLGCLLFLSVFYTSIGSPLISYVVATPNLTSSHLMYLTESCSLVPMNYSVQHTFYILLTSRDVIFVGLMALSSGYMVTFLCRHKKSRVLYSTSLSHKPSAERRATWTILCLMSFFVVMYTLDSVSAYLRSVSDDPMFYCMSILIGHGYATASPFLVLSTEKSVINIFKSMCERAVNTWLSRDG; this is encoded by the coding sequence atgaatgaaaccaaTAAACTGCTCCATAACACTAAGGCAAGAAACACCATTTATTCTGAAGCTGGAATTGGGATCTTAGGCAACAGTGCCCTTCTCCTCCACATCCTCAGGCTCATTCGTGGGCAGAGGCCCAGACTCACCGACCTGCCCATTGGTCTCTTGGCCCTAATCCACATACTGATGCTGCTGGTCATGAGTTTAGTAGCCACAGACATTTTtatgccctggaggagatggggtgaCACCACATGTAAACTTATTATGTTCTTGTACAGGTTTTTTAGGagcctctctctgtgtgcctctaGCCTGCTCAGCATCCTCCAGGCCATCACCCTCAGTCCCAGAAGCTCCTGTCTAGCCAAGTTCAAACACAAATCTCCATACCACATGTTAGGCTGCcttctttttctcagtgtcttctACACATCCATTGGCAGTCCCCTCATATCATACGTGGTTGCGACCCCTAATCTGACCTCATCTCATCTTATGTACCTCACTGAATCTTGCTCTCTTGTGCCCATGAATTACTCTGTTCAGCACACATTTTATATACTGTTGACCTCCAGGGACGTCATCTTTGTGGGTCTCATGGCCCTCTCCAGTGGGTACATGGTGACTTTCCTATGCAGACATAAGAAGTCCCGTGTTCTCTACAGCACCAGCCTTTCCCACAAGCCATCTGCAGAACGAAGAGCCACTTGGACCATTCTGTGCCTCATGAGTTTCTttgtggtgatgtacaccttgGACAGCGTCAGTGCCTACTTAAGAAGTGTAAGTGACGATCCCATGTTTTACTGTATGTCGATTCTGATAGGCCATGGCTACGCCACCGCAAGCCCTTTTTTGGTCCTCAGCACTGAAAAAAGTGTAATTAACATTTTCAAATCCATGTGTGAGAGGGCAGTAAACACGTGGTTGTCTAGGGATGGGTGA